In one Neobacillus sp. CF12 genomic region, the following are encoded:
- a CDS encoding Ger(x)C family spore germination protein, whose product MRRMWIIPFITGCLMFTGCSGLKNIQDLTYIVAIGLDYDEEKQEYTAYLQGLNFANVAKQEGAKPIEPIPIFIASASGETLNLAVSKLYKKSEPPVFFGHVETLVLSKRLVKHRFREVIEEVGRNRSLRHTMRLITTEEKIPDIFNIKALFNYPAVYTVLYKKNTDEMFQDEIKPTRLMHFLREFYEPMGVAKLPSVKIDHDTWKADKDYPVLYFDGYAIFQKQKFMKDLSMNDAVYINWLLEKRVSIDQKVEEDEQLVAAVKLSSPKMKIKYVKGKTSPEFSIEISTQADLLEKIKDIPIDNLIKLIEADIKTKVMRIYNDGLEKNTDLLNVGEKWYREHPQQYRKLMRTSNFYLDQNSLKNVKVDVQIFHFNTYKYEEKSF is encoded by the coding sequence ATGAGAAGAATGTGGATTATACCCTTTATCACCGGATGTTTAATGTTTACTGGTTGTTCAGGTTTAAAAAATATTCAAGATTTAACATATATAGTGGCAATCGGACTGGATTATGATGAAGAAAAACAGGAATATACCGCCTATCTTCAAGGCTTAAATTTCGCTAATGTTGCGAAACAAGAGGGAGCTAAACCTATTGAACCCATCCCAATTTTTATCGCTTCAGCATCTGGAGAAACACTAAATTTAGCAGTAAGTAAGCTATATAAAAAGTCAGAGCCTCCTGTTTTTTTCGGCCATGTAGAAACACTTGTCTTGAGTAAAAGACTCGTCAAGCACCGCTTTAGAGAAGTAATTGAGGAAGTAGGCAGAAATCGGTCGTTACGGCACACGATGCGACTCATAACAACTGAAGAAAAGATACCAGATATTTTTAATATCAAAGCATTATTTAATTATCCAGCCGTTTATACGGTTCTCTATAAAAAAAATACTGACGAAATGTTTCAGGATGAAATAAAGCCAACAAGGTTAATGCATTTTTTAAGAGAATTTTATGAGCCGATGGGGGTGGCGAAACTGCCTTCTGTAAAGATTGATCATGATACCTGGAAGGCTGACAAAGACTATCCAGTGTTATATTTTGATGGATATGCTATTTTTCAAAAGCAAAAGTTTATGAAGGACCTTTCGATGAATGATGCTGTTTATATTAATTGGCTGTTAGAAAAGCGTGTCTCTATAGATCAAAAAGTGGAGGAAGATGAACAGCTTGTAGCTGCAGTTAAGCTTAGTTCGCCAAAAATGAAGATAAAATACGTAAAAGGAAAGACATCGCCAGAGTTTTCGATAGAAATATCTACACAAGCAGATTTGCTAGAAAAGATAAAAGATATTCCCATAGACAATTTAATCAAATTAATTGAAGCTGATATTAAAACGAAAGTAATGAGAATCTATAATGATGGTCTGGAAAAAAATACAGATCTATTAAACGTGGGTGAAAAATGGTATCGGGAACACCCGCAGCAGTATCGAAAGTTAATGAGAACATCAAACTTCTATTTAGATCAAAATTCCCTAAAAAACGTAAAAGTGGATGTACAGATATTTCATTTTAATACCTATAAATATGAGGAGAAAAGCTTTTAA
- a CDS encoding cysteine desulfurase family protein — protein sequence MQKIYLDYNASTPLAPEVVDAMQPLLNNYYGNPSALHWAGKPVKELLHKARKQVSDLIGSSPCEVTFTSGGSEANNFALKGFYFKNQHKGNHIITSRIEHPAIINPCKFLEKVGARVTYVSVDQYGRVSPEEIERAVTKDTILLTIMHSNNETGTLQPIVEIGEIAKKYGITLHTDASQSVGKVPVDVNNLKVDMLTIAGHKLYAPKGIGALYIRDGVDLEPLIHGAGHEKGLRAGTENTLLAVGLGKACEMASNHMGSTKLKDLTDNFWKQLKDVFGDQVVLNGHPEERLPNTLNVSFVRRIGQDLLDGIPQLAASTGSACHAGSIELSPVLKEMNVPKEIGMGAIRFSLGRYTTEDEIDTVIKGFKEIF from the coding sequence ATGCAAAAAATTTACTTAGATTACAATGCAAGCACTCCGTTGGCTCCTGAAGTGGTTGATGCGATGCAGCCCCTTTTGAATAATTATTATGGAAATCCATCGGCGCTACACTGGGCGGGAAAACCGGTGAAAGAGTTATTACATAAGGCTAGAAAACAAGTTTCGGACTTAATAGGCAGTTCTCCATGTGAGGTTACTTTTACTTCAGGTGGAAGTGAAGCTAATAACTTTGCTCTTAAAGGATTTTATTTTAAAAATCAACATAAAGGGAATCACATCATTACCTCGAGAATTGAGCACCCTGCCATTATCAATCCATGTAAGTTCCTTGAAAAAGTAGGGGCTAGGGTCACCTATGTAAGTGTTGACCAATATGGGAGAGTTTCTCCTGAAGAAATAGAAAGGGCAGTCACCAAGGATACGATTCTACTAACGATCATGCATTCTAATAATGAAACAGGTACCTTACAACCAATTGTAGAAATTGGGGAGATAGCTAAAAAATACGGAATAACTCTTCATACAGATGCTTCACAATCGGTCGGTAAGGTTCCAGTCGATGTGAATAATTTAAAAGTTGATATGCTAACAATTGCTGGCCATAAACTTTATGCACCTAAGGGAATCGGAGCCCTGTATATTCGCGATGGTGTGGACCTTGAACCGCTTATTCACGGGGCAGGACATGAAAAAGGACTACGTGCAGGCACGGAAAATACTTTATTGGCGGTTGGGTTAGGGAAGGCATGCGAAATGGCTTCTAATCATATGGGAAGTACGAAGCTAAAGGATTTGACCGATAATTTTTGGAAACAATTAAAGGATGTGTTTGGTGACCAGGTTGTCTTAAATGGACATCCAGAAGAAAGATTACCAAATACCTTGAATGTGAGTTTTGTTAGAAGGATTGGCCAAGACTTACTTGATGGTATCCCACAGCTTGCCGCCTCTACAGGTTCTGCCTGTCACGCTGGGAGCATTGAACTATCACCAGTCCTAAAGGAAATGAACGTACCCAAAGAAATTGGAATGGGTGCGATTCGATTTAGTTTAGGCAGGTATACGACGGAGGATGAAATAGATACCGTCATTAAAGGGTTTAAAGAAATCTTTTAA
- a CDS encoding LLM class flavin-dependent oxidoreductase codes for MEIGLSTFVETTPDVDTGKVISHAQRIREVVEEIVLADQVGLDVFGVGEHHREDYAASSPAVVLAAAASQTSRIRLTSAVTVLSSDDPVRVFQDFATLDAISNGRAEIMAGRGSFIESFPLFGYDLKDYDQLFEEKLDLLLKITASEKVSWRGEHRPAINNLGVYPRPVQDPLPVWIGSGGNQESVIRAGLLGLPLVLAIIGGSPQHFAPLVQLYKKAAEHAGHDASKLPIASHSHGFVGETTDEAATKFFPSTQQAMNKLGRERGWGRYDQNTFDAARSLHGALYVGDPQTVAEKIINLRKNVGITRFMLHCPVGTMPHEDVMRSIELLGKEVAPIVREEVAKWEKENERNL; via the coding sequence GTGGAAATAGGTTTAAGCACGTTTGTAGAAACAACACCGGACGTTGATACCGGTAAAGTCATAAGTCATGCACAACGGATACGTGAAGTGGTAGAGGAAATTGTATTAGCCGATCAAGTAGGACTGGATGTCTTTGGAGTAGGGGAGCATCATCGTGAAGATTATGCTGCTTCATCACCTGCTGTTGTGCTTGCGGCTGCAGCATCTCAGACCAGCAGAATCCGTCTGACGAGTGCAGTTACGGTACTTTCTTCTGACGATCCAGTAAGGGTTTTTCAAGACTTTGCCACGCTGGACGCAATCTCGAATGGGCGGGCTGAAATCATGGCAGGCCGGGGATCCTTCATCGAATCGTTTCCTTTGTTTGGCTATGATTTAAAGGATTATGATCAGTTATTCGAAGAAAAACTGGATCTGCTGTTAAAAATAACGGCGTCTGAGAAAGTATCTTGGAGAGGTGAACATCGTCCAGCAATCAATAATTTGGGAGTATATCCAAGACCGGTTCAGGATCCACTGCCAGTGTGGATAGGTAGCGGCGGCAATCAAGAATCTGTCATTCGAGCAGGCTTGCTCGGATTGCCACTTGTGCTAGCTATCATAGGTGGAAGTCCTCAGCATTTTGCACCACTTGTTCAGTTATATAAAAAAGCAGCGGAACATGCTGGTCATGATGCTTCCAAGCTGCCAATTGCATCCCATTCACATGGGTTTGTTGGCGAAACCACGGATGAAGCGGCAACAAAATTTTTCCCGTCTACCCAACAGGCGATGAACAAGCTTGGACGTGAGCGTGGGTGGGGAAGATATGACCAAAATACCTTTGATGCTGCTCGTAGTCTACATGGTGCCTTGTACGTAGGTGATCCACAAACCGTTGCCGAGAAAATCATTAACTTGCGTAAAAATGTAGGTATCACACGTTTTATGCTCCACTGTCCTGTTGGAACCATGCCGCATGAGGATGTTATGAGGTCCATCGAATTGTTGGGGAAAGAAGTAGCACCAATCGTACGTGAAGAAGTGGCTAAGTGGGAAAAGGAAAACGAAAGAAATTTATAG